The sequence TCTCCAAAGTCTCGATTCTCCCAATAGTGCTGTGGAAGTACAGGGAGCTGGCCTACGATCAAAGGCAATTCTTGGTTGGTGCTATCCCCAAAGTCAAAGCGTACTCGTCCTTCACCAAGATCAGTCACAGACTGCACATCTTTATAATATTTCTTGTAAAAGGGATCACCTTTCTCTAACAGTGAATTGAAGGTGAAAATCACATCAGCAGGCTTGACTGACACTCCATCATGGAACTTTGCATCTGGGTGCAGATGGAAAATCACAAAAGAGCGGTCTTCAGGCATCTGAACATGTGCTGCGAGGAGGCCATATTCGGTGAAAGGCTCATCCTGCGAACTGGTCATTAGGGTTTCATAGATCAGTCCTATATCCTCAGCACCGACACCTTTCGGAATGAAAGGATGAAAGCTGTCATAGGTGCCAATCACACTCTGATGAAGTTGGCCTCCTTTGGGTGCGTTTGGGTTTGCATATTCGAAGTGGGTGAAGTCCGCTAAATATTTAGGTTCACCATTCATGGCCAGTGCATGGCGTAATGGTAATTCTTCATTGGCAGCAACCGAGCTGACCCACAAAAACGATAGGGCACAGAATCCCCAGCAGAGTAGTCGCTTCATAGCAGTTCTCCATATTGAAAACTTAGCAAAGTCAGTAGATATTTACTTTATCGGCTTGCTGGGGGAATGTCGATAAAACAATGCAACTCATGATCAGTGACTGAATTACAGAACTTGTTCCTTGAGCATGTTTTCTCTAATATATTAAGTCTTTCCAATCAATCTTGAGTCCTTCAACCGAGACAGTTCCATGTTTGTTGCGAATGCTGAGATCAGAACAGTTCCGATGCTCCCAATGCGGGAAGAAGTCATTTTTCCAGGAATGACTACGCCTTTTTTCGTAGGCCGAAAAGCTTCGATGGAAGCCTTGGACCGTGCGCTTAGTGAAGATCGTCATATTTTTGTTGTTACTCAGCGCAATCCAAACGTCGAGAGCCCAAAACAGTCAGATCTTTTCGAGTATGGTGTTCTTGGGAAAGTGTTACAGGTGATGCGGTTGCCAAATGGAACGGTCAAGGCTCTCTTCGAGGGAGAGCAGCGAGCACAACTCCTCGAGAGCAGTTTGGAGCGTAATGAATACCTGGCTAGAATTCGTTTGATTGAACTGGAAGAAGGTGAGGAAGACGGCATGCGTAGCCTGGTAGATGATGTTCGGAAGATGTTCGATGAATATACTAAATTGGTAAAAAACAAGGCTCGAGAGGAGGCTCGCAAACGACTGCAGAAAGCTTCATCTTTGTTAGTAGCTGATCTGATCGCCCCAGTTTTGGATATTGGTAGGGAGCAGAAACAACAACTCCTCGAAGCCCTTGAACTACGTCATCGTCTTGAACTGGTGCGTCAATTTATGAGAAGCGAGTTGGAGATCAACCGCTTGGAAGATAAGCTGAAAAAACAGGTGGAAGAGCAAATTTCTCGCTCGCAAAAAGAAACTTACCTGCAGGATCAACTACGTTCCATTCAGAAAGAATTGGGCCAGGCCGACGATGGACAGACAGAGTCGGAGGAAATAGATCAAAAGATCACAGAAGCAAAAATGCCTGAGGGTGTGGAGGAAGAGGCTCGTAAGGAACTGAAAAAATTACAGATGATGTCACCACTATCCTCTGAAGCTAACGTGGTTCGGAATTATCTGGAGTGGCTCGTCTCTATGCCTTGGAGCAAGAAGACCCAAGATAATTTTGATCTAATTCGTGCACAGAAAGTCTTGGATGAGGATCACTATGGACTGGATAAGGTCAAGGAGCGCATCGTCGAATATCTTGCGGTAGCCCACCTGCGAGGTTCTTTGAAAGGGCCGATCATCTGTTTAACGGGTCCTCCAGGAGTGGGCAAGACCTCATTGGCAAAGTCGATTGCGAGAGCGTTGGATCGGAAATTTGTCAGGATGAGTCTGGGAGGCGTGCGTGATGAGGCAGAGATCCGTGGTCACCGTAGAACATACATCGGTGCCTTGCCAGGGAAAATCATTCAGTCTTTACGCAAAGCGGGTAGCAACAATCCAGTACTGTTGATTGATGAAATCGATAAACTCTACCAAAGCGTGATCAGTGATCCTTCAGCGGCTATGCTTGAAGTTTTGGATCCAGAGCAAAACAACACTTTCACGGATCACTACCTAGAAGTTGAATACGATCTGTCAGACGTACTTTTCATCTGCACTGCCAATTCTACTCAGCAGATCACCGCTCCTTTGC is a genomic window of SAR324 cluster bacterium containing:
- a CDS encoding ABC transporter substrate-binding protein, whose product is MKRLLCWGFCALSFLWVSSVAANEELPLRHALAMNGEPKYLADFTHFEYANPNAPKGGQLHQSVIGTYDSFHPFIPKGVGAEDIGLIYETLMTSSQDEPFTEYGLLAAHVQMPEDRSFVIFHLHPDAKFHDGVSVKPADVIFTFNSLLEKGDPFYKKYYKDVQSVTDLGEGRVRFDFGDSTNQELPLIVGQLPVLPQHYWENRDFGESTLEPPLGSGPYRIAEFEAGKTITYERVPDYWGKDR
- the lon gene encoding endopeptidase La codes for the protein MFVANAEIRTVPMLPMREEVIFPGMTTPFFVGRKASMEALDRALSEDRHIFVVTQRNPNVESPKQSDLFEYGVLGKVLQVMRLPNGTVKALFEGEQRAQLLESSLERNEYLARIRLIELEEGEEDGMRSLVDDVRKMFDEYTKLVKNKAREEARKRLQKASSLLVADLIAPVLDIGREQKQQLLEALELRHRLELVRQFMRSELEINRLEDKLKKQVEEQISRSQKETYLQDQLRSIQKELGQADDGQTESEEIDQKITEAKMPEGVEEEARKELKKLQMMSPLSSEANVVRNYLEWLVSMPWSKKTQDNFDLIRAQKVLDEDHYGLDKVKERIVEYLAVAHLRGSLKGPIICLTGPPGVGKTSLAKSIARALDRKFVRMSLGGVRDEAEIRGHRRTYIGALPGKIIQSLRKAGSNNPVLLIDEIDKLYQSVISDPSAAMLEVLDPEQNNTFTDHYLEVEYDLSDVLFICTANSTQQITAPLLDRMEVIRLSGYTELEKVRIAEDFIIPRQRKLHGLIAEQLRFRKAAVEEVIRSYTREAGVRNLERELGKICRKVVTQLVRSEEKKNMMVTPKLVHKCLGVPHPPRDRKNDHNEVGVAMGLGVTSLGGETMLVEVGLMPGGGKLSLTGKLGDVMQESAKAAYSWVRSNAESLRIDHKLFKKRDLHIHLPEGATPKDGPSAGLPLITAIVSAFTQIPVRNEVAMTGEITLRGHVTEIGGLKEKLLAARRGMFSTVVIPVENEKDLAEIPAEITDGLRIRAVHNVNDALNIALEHHPALLEVPTTAGEELPTDGTETVV